The segment CGAGAAGTGCGAGCGTATCGAGATTGAACCCGGGTTCGACCTCCAGGATATCGGGAATCCACTGATGGTGAATTCGACGCTGATTGGTGGCTTCGGCAATGTTCATCCCGAAGTCGATGACGTTCACGATCATCTGAATGACGGCCGTGATGATGCGGCTCCCATCGGGGCTCCCCACGACGAGAAACACCTTGCCGTCCTTCATTACGATGGTCGGTGACTGTGAACTGACCGGCCGCTTGCCCTCCTCTACCCTGTTCGCCTGGCTGGCGATGAAACCTTCGGCGCCTTCGATGCCGGCCCTGACGGAAAACGTATGAATCTGGTTGTTCAGGAGAATGCCGGTGTCCGATATCGTCAGCCCCGCACCAAAGGAGGACGACAGGGTGTAGGTGTTCGACACCGCCGTACCGTTCGCGTCAACGATCGAATAGTGTGTTGTCGAACTGCCTTCGTCGAAAGGCGCCAGCCCACCGTTGATCACCGCCGATGGCGTGGCGCGGTCCAGGCGAATGTGCGAGGCCCTCTCAGCCGCGTAGCCCTTGTCCGTCAGCTCGCTCACCGGCACGTCGAAAAAGGCGGGGTCCGCCATGTAGTTGCCACGGTCCGCAAACGTCAATCGCATGGCTTCGGCCAGGACATGCACGGACTGCGCCGAGTAGCCCCAGCCCTGCAGCGGAAAATTCTCCAGAATGTTGAGCGCTTCCACGATGGCGATGCCTCCCGAGCTTGGGGGCGGCATCGAGACGATTTCGTAGCCGCGATAGTTGCCTCGTATCGGGCGACGGATGATTGCTTCGTATTCCTCCAGGTCGCGCCGGTCGATATGGCCCCCGAAACGTTCCATGTCCGAGACGATTTGCTCGGCGACTTCACCGCGATAGAACACGTCCGGTCCCTTCTCGGCGATCAGACGCAGCGTGCGGGCTAGCGCCGGCCGCCGCATGACGTCACCGGCCGCGTACGGCTCGCCTCCGGCCTGGTACAGCGAGTCTGCCGTCGCCTGGTTTTGCGTCAGCCACTCCTTCTTGGACGCAAGCAACTCCGCCAGATCGTGATTGACGGTAAAACCCTCCTCGGCAAGACGGATGGCGGGGGCCAGCAAGTCACTCCAGGCCAGCGAGCCTCCCTGTTGCCAGGCTTTGTGCAGACCGGCGACCGTGCCGGGGACGCCGACGGCAGGCCAGTCGAATCGGGAGCTGTCCAGCTTTTCGCCCTGCTCGTCGAGGAAATCGCCGGCTGTGACCCCGGAGGGCGCCGTCTCCCGGTAATCAACGGTGTAGGATTCGTTGGTCGCGGCATCGTGCACGACCATGAAGCCACCGCCGCCGATGTTGCCCGCGCGGGGAAGCGTGACGGCCAGGGCGAAGCCCACAGCCACCGCCGCGTCAATGGCGTTGCCCTCACGGTTGAGGATATCGATACCGACCCGCGTGGCGAAGTCGCTTTGCGTCGAGACCATCGCGCTCGAAGATACGACCGGCAGAAACACGTCGTTGTATCGAACGATGTACGCATCCCTGGCGATGTTGTAGGGGCCTTCCTTGTCCTCGGCCAATGCGAAGTCTTGTGCGAAAAGCGCGAGAGCGGCCAGCGAAACAAGCCGTGCCCGGGTGAGACAAAATCCGGTTCTCATCAGATACTCCGTGCGTAAGGTCGGTCGGTTGCAACACGCATGCGACATGGAATTCTACGAGTCGCCGGCGCCGGCCAATACCGCCGTCTATATGCGGGCGAACATTTGGAATTGGCTAACCATAACGCTAACAGGCATTCTTACGTTCTCAATGCCAATGGAGCTCACACCATGATTGAACGCATCAAAGCCGTGCAGCTGGGCTGTGGGCCGATCGGCCGCAGCATCGCAAGGCTGGCGGCATCGAGATCCAGCATTGAAATCGTCGGCGCTGTGGATCCGGCCTTTTCAGGTCACGACATCGGTGAGATTGTTGAAGATCGAAAACTGAATGGAATGAAAATCTCCAATGATGCGCGCAGCACGATTGAGCAGACAAACCCCGACATCGTGTTGCACGCTACGGGTTCGTCGCTGGAACAGGTGATGCCTCAATTCGAGCAGATACTGGATTTCGGCGTGGACATCGTCTCCACCTGCGAGGAGATGTCATACCCTTTTTTCCATCACCCGAAACTGTCACGGAAGCTCGACGACCTTGCGATGCGGCACGACGCGACGGTGCTCGCCAACGGAGTGAACCCCGGATTTCTCATGGATGTCTGGCCGGTCTTCATGACCGGCATCCTGCAGGACGTCGAATCGGTGGTCTGCATCCGGGTGCAGGACGCAGCGCATCGTCGCCTGCCGTTCCAGAAGAAGATCGGCGCGGGGCTCAGCGTCGGCGAATTTCAGCAACGCGTCGCCGACGGGCACATTCGGCACGTAGGGCTGCCTGAATCGGTGGCCATGATCGCAGCCGGTCTCGGTTTGCATCTGGACGATGTAGTCGAGACCATAGAGCCGGTCGTGGCCGATCATGAAGTGAGCAGCAAGGACTTGTCGGTTGCGGCGGGACAGGTGGCGGGCGTGAGGCAGGTAGCGAACGGCCTTATCGCCGGCGCCGAAATTATTCGTCTCGAATTCAACGCATACATTGGCGCGGAAGGGCCTCATGACGCTGTGTACATCAAGGGACTGCCGGACCTGGATGTCGTCATAAAGGGCGGCGTGCACGGCGATCTGGCCACCGCGTCGGCCGTAGTGAACGTCGTTCCCCGCGCCATCAGTGCGCCGCCCGGCCTGAAGACAATGATCGACATCCCGCCTGTTGCGGCATTCCGGTAACGCGTAACGGCGCGCTCGCCTGACGCGAGCGCTACTACAGGCTTGAAACGAACCGGGCGATACGATCCATGCCCTGGTCGATACGGGGTTGATCGAGCGCGAATGAAATCCTGACGAATCCCTTCCCGGCGGCGCCGAAACTCGTTCCGTCGATCAGTGCAACGCCCGCTTCCTCCAGGAGGCGGTCCTGAAAGGCGCGCCCCGACAAGCCCGTTTTCGTGATGTTCGGAAAAACGTAGAACGCGCCGCCCGGCGTCCGGCACGAGAACGGGGAAAGCGCGTTCAGCCGGTTGACCAGTCGTGTCCGGCGCGACGCAAATTCCGACACCATTGCGGACACGCTGTCCTGGGGCCCCTCCAGCGCCGCAAGACCGCCCATTTGAGCGGCCGTATTCACGCAGGAATGACAGTTGATGGCCAGCCGCGTGACCTTGTCCATGAGTTGCCGTGGCCATACCGAGTACCCCAGCCGCCATCCCGTCATAGCGTAGGTCTTGCTCCAGCCGTTCAGCACGATCAGCCGGTCGCGAATCCCGGGGTAGTCGAGAAGGCTCGGAGGGCGGCGTTCGCCAAAGTAGATCCGGTCATAGATCTCGTCGGACAGAATCGCGACCTGGGGGTGATCCAGCAGTCCTTCGACCAGGCGATCCATGTCCTGCCTGGCCGTTACCCCGCCGGTTGGGTTGGCCGGTGAGTTCAGGATGATGAGTCGCGTGCGCTCCGTGACCTGCGGCAGAACCGAATCCGGATCGAGAGAAAAACCGCGCGATTCTTCCAGCCGATACGGCACCGCCGTGGCTCCGGAAAAATCAATCATCGAGCGATAGATCGGAAACCCGGGGTCCGGAAAAAGGATTTCCGACCCGGACTCGCCGAACAGGAGCATCGCAAAGAACATGACCGGTTTGGCGCCGGGCGTGACGAAGACCCGGTCGGGCGCGACGTCGACGCCAAGCCGCCCGTGTAGATCGGCCGCAACCGCTTCCCGAAGTACGGGCAGACCCGGCGGATCGGTATAGCCATGATCGCCGTCCCGCAGCGCCTTGCGCGCGGCCTCGATCGCCGTCGCCGGCGGTTTGGCGTCAGGCTGTCCGATTCCCAGGTTGATGACGTCGCGACCCTCTGCCGCCAGCCGGTTCGCACGCATGAGCACGTCGAATGCGCTTTCCGTGCCCAGGCGGTTCACCCGCGCGGCCAGCGTCGGTTCGTTCATGGCGCCGGTTTCCCCGGTGCGACGCAAGCAAGCACTACAACAGCCCCGGCAACCACAGGGAGAGGGCGGGAATGGAGACAATGAGCGCGAGGACGACGAGTCCGCTCAAAAGGCATGGGACGACGCCTCTGAACGATTCGCCGAGCGGGGTATCGCGGTCGAGCGAGTTGATCACGTAGACGTTCAGGCCGATAGGTGGAGTAATCAGGCCGATCTCGACCGCGAACAGGGCCAGAACTCCGAACCAGATCGCAATCTGCTCCTCCGTATAGCCCAGGTCGAGCCCGACCAGCAGCGGGAAAAAGACCGGTACCGTCAACAGGATCATGGCCAGACTGTCCATCACGCAGCCAAGCACCAGGTAGACCAGCAGGATGCCGACCAGTATCAGTATCGGCGACAGTCCGGACCCCGTCAGCGCGTCAGCCAGCTCGGTCGTGACCTGTGAGAGCGCCAGAAAACTGTTCAGTATTTGCGCGGATATCAGGATGAGGAAGATCATCGCGGTGGTCTTCGCCGTCTCGAGCAGACAGGACGTGAAGGCCGCCCAACTCAGCCGGCCCGACGCGATCGCGACCAGGCCGGTAGCCGCGGCGCCGATGGCGGCGCCCTCCGTCGGGGTGAACAGGCCGAAATAGATGCCGCCGACGACCGACATGAAGATGACCGTTACCGGCCACACCATGCCCAGGCTGCGGATGCGTTGGCGTATCGGCAGCGCCTGGACCACGGGACCGGCCTCGGGCTTGAACCGCACATAGGCGGCGATCGCAATCGTGTATCCAAGCGTCGCGATGAGTCCCGGCACCACCGCGGCAAGAAACAGCTTGCCGATCGACTGCTCGGTGATGACGGCGTATATCACCAGGATCACCGACGGAGGTATCAGGATGCCGAGCGTTCCGCCGGCCGCCAGGGAGCCGGTGGCCAGACCGCCGGAATAGTTGTGGCGCTTCATCTCGGGCAGGGCCACGGAGGCCATCGTCGCGCCGGTGGCGATCGAGGAACCGCAGACGGAGCCGAAGGCGGCGCTCCCGAAGATGGTCGAGATAGCCAGCCCTCCCGGGTAATGGCCCGTCCAGGCGCGCGCCGAGTCGAACAAGCGGCGGCCGAGTCCCGCGCGGGTCGCGAACTGGCCCATCAGCAGGAACAGCGGCAGAACCGACAGCGTATAGCTGGATACGCGACCGAAAGGCACGGTGTTGAGCAGATTGAGGAATGCCGGCCAGCCCGCGAGCGAGGCGAAACCGAAGCCGCCGGTCACGAACATGGCTATCGCGACCGGCATCCTCAGCGCGATCAGCAGCAGGCAGACGCCGAACATCAGGGCGCCGAACTCGACGCTGGTCATCGTGCTGAAGACTTCAGGTGGCGAAAGAGCAGCAGAACGCAGACCATCGTCAGCAGTCCGGCCCCTGGCAGGGACGAGAAATAGGCCCAGTGGACCGGAATGCCCAAAAACACGGTCGTCTCGCCGTCGTCGAGCTTGTGCGTCGCACCGACGAACAGGCGCCAGGTGATCAGGCCCGCAACGATCGCGAACGTGACGTTGTGCACCGCGTCCAGCGCCGACTTGAAACGTGGAGGCATTCTCCCGGTAAACAACTCGACGACGATATTGGCGTTGGCGATGTGGCAGTACGGGAAAAAGGCGAACACAGCAATCCCGATGGCGAGTTCGGTGATTTCATAGTCGCCGGGGACGGGAGCATTGAACAGATAGCGCCCGAGGACGCTGACCACCGTCATCCCCATCACCCCGACCAGCAGCAGGCCTCCCGCCAGCGCGAGGGCCCGCGCCAGCCGCCCAACCCGGCCGTCAGGGCTCATTGCCGTATTTCGCCACAAGGCGCCTGGCATCCGCGAGCATGGCGTCGCCGTCGTGTCCCATGGCGCCCACTCTATCCAACCAGGCTTCGATCACCGGCATGGTGGCCGTTCTCCAACGCTCGCGCTCCGATTCCGAGAGCGGAAACAGCGCATTGCCGCGTTGCACGGCGAAATTGCGGCCCGGTTCCTCATCGTCCTGCCACAGCCGGCCCAGCCGTTTGGCAAGCGCCATTCCGGTGGACCCGTCGATCGCGTTCCTGATGTCCTCCGGCAAGCCCAGGTAGCGGGCCTTGTTCATCGCCATCACGAACAGCACACAAGCCAGGGAAGCCTCGGTATGGTTTCGAGTCACCTCCTGGAGGCGGAAGGGCTGCATGATGGACCAGGCTACCCATACGCCGCCCACAACTCCGCGCGACAGCGCCTCATAGACGTCCGAAACCGGCATGCCGACCGGAACGGCGCCCAGCGCCTCGATCGTGGCAGCGCTGGCGTGCGAAGGTACTCGAATCTTCACACCTGAAAGATCCTCGAGCCTGCGGACCGGCCGATTGGTGGTGTGGATGTGGGCGGGTGCGGTGGTATGAAACACCAGGGGAACGGTGTCCGGATATTCATCCTGCATCCATTTGCGATAGAACTCCATCATGGCCTGGCTGGTCGCTTCCGCACCGCTGCATACGAACGGCAGTTCGAACACCTCCGTCAATGGAAATCGTCCCGGCGAGTAGCCCGGCGAGGTCCAGACGATGTCCACCACGCCGTCGCGTGCCTGTCCATAGAGGTCCGATAACTTGCCGCCCAACTGCATCGCGGGAAAGACCTGGACCCGCACCTTCCCGCCGGAGCGCTCCTCGAGTTCCCTGGCCCATGGAACGAGAAACGAACGCACGGAAAGGGCATTGGGAGAATTGAAGGTATGCAGCCGAAGCGTGATCGGTTCGGCGTCCGCGGTATTCAGAAGCGCGCAGAGTATTGCGGCGGCGGCTGAACCGATCGACCAGCGGCTCAGCCAGCGTTCGCGACGGAAAACTGTTTGCGGAGGTTGTGCGTTTGCCATTGAATGTAACTGGCCAATGCGTGTGCGAAAATGCCTCGACGAGCAGCGGGGAGGCCTCGCCAGGCACCCCGGCGGCCGACATACAGTACCCGATTATTCGCCGCCGCGCTCCTCAGGAACAGGAATCAGGACATGGGACCCCACGAATCCGGCACGCGCTCCCGGGACCGCCTCCATCCGGACGCGAAGATCCCGTTTCCGCTCAGTGTGGGTCTCGCGTTGCAGATCGCCTGCCTGGTTCTGCCCGGCGCGGTGATGATTCCGACGGTCGTGTTCCGCGCCGCGGGCCAGTCTGAGGAAGCGCTGCTGTGGGCTGTGTTCGCTTCGGTCGCGATATCCGGCGTTACTGCGATAGTCCAGGCCAGGCGGATCGGACGGTTCGGTGCGGGGTACATCCTCGCGATCGGAACATCCGGGGCCGCCATTGCCGTCAGCATTGCCGCCCTCGCTGCCGGCGGCCCCGCGTTGCTCGCGACCCTGGTCGTTGTCCTCGCCCTGGTCCAGTTCACTTTCTCCGCACGCCTCTCACTGTTCCGGCGCATCCTCACACCAACCGTAACGGGGACAGTCCTGATGCTAACGCCCGTTACGGTCATGCCGATCATGTTCGAGCAGCTGAACAATGTGCCGAGCGGCACGCCAGCGCTGGGTGCCCCGCTCAGTGCGTTGACGACCCTGGTCGTCATTGTCGGCGTCACACTCACGGCAAAGGGCCGGGCAAGGTTGTGGGCACCGATCATCGGAATTGTCGGCGGCTCGGTCGTCGCAGCGGCGTTCGGTCTGTATGATTTTGACCGTGTTTCTCTGGCTCCCTGGATCGGCACTCCAACTCCCGCATGGGCGGCTCTGGACCTGAGTTTCACTCCCGATTTCTGGGCCCT is part of the Gammaproteobacteria bacterium genome and harbors:
- the ggt gene encoding gamma-glutamyltransferase, whose amino-acid sequence is MRTGFCLTRARLVSLAALALFAQDFALAEDKEGPYNIARDAYIVRYNDVFLPVVSSSAMVSTQSDFATRVGIDILNREGNAIDAAVAVGFALAVTLPRAGNIGGGGFMVVHDAATNESYTVDYRETAPSGVTAGDFLDEQGEKLDSSRFDWPAVGVPGTVAGLHKAWQQGGSLAWSDLLAPAIRLAEEGFTVNHDLAELLASKKEWLTQNQATADSLYQAGGEPYAAGDVMRRPALARTLRLIAEKGPDVFYRGEVAEQIVSDMERFGGHIDRRDLEEYEAIIRRPIRGNYRGYEIVSMPPPSSGGIAIVEALNILENFPLQGWGYSAQSVHVLAEAMRLTFADRGNYMADPAFFDVPVSELTDKGYAAERASHIRLDRATPSAVINGGLAPFDEGSSTTHYSIVDANGTAVSNTYTLSSSFGAGLTISDTGILLNNQIHTFSVRAGIEGAEGFIASQANRVEEGKRPVSSQSPTIVMKDGKVFLVVGSPDGSRIITAVIQMIVNVIDFGMNIAEATNQRRIHHQWIPDILEVEPGFNLDTLALLESRGHTIEQSFNMGSTQSIQVGTHYLFGASDPRRPNALTLGTE
- a CDS encoding dihydrodipicolinate reductase, with the protein product MIERIKAVQLGCGPIGRSIARLAASRSSIEIVGAVDPAFSGHDIGEIVEDRKLNGMKISNDARSTIEQTNPDIVLHATGSSLEQVMPQFEQILDFGVDIVSTCEEMSYPFFHHPKLSRKLDDLAMRHDATVLANGVNPGFLMDVWPVFMTGILQDVESVVCIRVQDAAHRRLPFQKKIGAGLSVGEFQQRVADGHIRHVGLPESVAMIAAGLGLHLDDVVETIEPVVADHEVSSKDLSVAAGQVAGVRQVANGLIAGAEIIRLEFNAYIGAEGPHDAVYIKGLPDLDVVIKGGVHGDLATASAVVNVVPRAISAPPGLKTMIDIPPVAAFR
- a CDS encoding pyridoxal phosphate-dependent aminotransferase, whose amino-acid sequence is MNEPTLAARVNRLGTESAFDVLMRANRLAAEGRDVINLGIGQPDAKPPATAIEAARKALRDGDHGYTDPPGLPVLREAVAADLHGRLGVDVAPDRVFVTPGAKPVMFFAMLLFGESGSEILFPDPGFPIYRSMIDFSGATAVPYRLEESRGFSLDPDSVLPQVTERTRLIILNSPANPTGGVTARQDMDRLVEGLLDHPQVAILSDEIYDRIYFGERRPPSLLDYPGIRDRLIVLNGWSKTYAMTGWRLGYSVWPRQLMDKVTRLAINCHSCVNTAAQMGGLAALEGPQDSVSAMVSEFASRRTRLVNRLNALSPFSCRTPGGAFYVFPNITKTGLSGRAFQDRLLEEAGVALIDGTSFGAAGKGFVRISFALDQPRIDQGMDRIARFVSSL
- a CDS encoding TRAP transporter large permease; translated protein: MTSVEFGALMFGVCLLLIALRMPVAIAMFVTGGFGFASLAGWPAFLNLLNTVPFGRVSSYTLSVLPLFLLMGQFATRAGLGRRLFDSARAWTGHYPGGLAISTIFGSAAFGSVCGSSIATGATMASVALPEMKRHNYSGGLATGSLAAGGTLGILIPPSVILVIYAVITEQSIGKLFLAAVVPGLIATLGYTIAIAAYVRFKPEAGPVVQALPIRQRIRSLGMVWPVTVIFMSVVGGIYFGLFTPTEGAAIGAAATGLVAIASGRLSWAAFTSCLLETAKTTAMIFLILISAQILNSFLALSQVTTELADALTGSGLSPILILVGILLVYLVLGCVMDSLAMILLTVPVFFPLLVGLDLGYTEEQIAIWFGVLALFAVEIGLITPPIGLNVYVINSLDRDTPLGESFRGVVPCLLSGLVVLALIVSIPALSLWLPGLL
- a CDS encoding TRAP transporter small permease, which codes for MPGALWRNTAMSPDGRVGRLARALALAGGLLLVGVMGMTVVSVLGRYLFNAPVPGDYEITELAIGIAVFAFFPYCHIANANIVVELFTGRMPPRFKSALDAVHNVTFAIVAGLITWRLFVGATHKLDDGETTVFLGIPVHWAYFSSLPGAGLLTMVCVLLLFRHLKSSAR
- a CDS encoding TRAP transporter substrate-binding protein; translation: MANAQPPQTVFRRERWLSRWSIGSAAAAILCALLNTADAEPITLRLHTFNSPNALSVRSFLVPWARELEERSGGKVRVQVFPAMQLGGKLSDLYGQARDGVVDIVWTSPGYSPGRFPLTEVFELPFVCSGAEATSQAMMEFYRKWMQDEYPDTVPLVFHTTAPAHIHTTNRPVRRLEDLSGVKIRVPSHASAATIEALGAVPVGMPVSDVYEALSRGVVGGVWVAWSIMQPFRLQEVTRNHTEASLACVLFVMAMNKARYLGLPEDIRNAIDGSTGMALAKRLGRLWQDDEEPGRNFAVQRGNALFPLSESERERWRTATMPVIEAWLDRVGAMGHDGDAMLADARRLVAKYGNEP